GAAgattagtcagtatttctcttttctctctcaagtaatgtgtaaattgaatcattattCTCTTTGTatatagaataatttttcatgtgtagaaagaataattttatactttacaTAATAGAGAAGAGAGAAATAGTGACTAAGCGTCATGCGAGAGCTGTTCACGTCAGTTTCTAActaaaaaattagtaattgaaagttagaggaattttactgtgcaaaactTGAAAGtttatggggttttatgttatattttaaaattgaaggactatagtgttacaactatataaattCAGGAATAATTGCTAAAATTTATTCATGGGTAGAACGATAAAGGAGTAAAAGGGAAAGATGAAGGGAGGAGATGAAAGGTGAGAGAAACAAAGAGGGCCAATAattttgtaaatttggtttggtttgaaggTAATAACGTTTTTATTAAGTATCTTTAAcggttaatttgaataaaataattaattaattaatcaaaataaattatttaaattttcaaatataaattaaaattgagtcatTAATTATATCAAATCACAAAGAACATTTTAGCATTATTCAACCATAGCTTTTAAAATAGTATTTACTGTTTAGTATTTTAACCCTAATTAAagcattatctcttttatttatattatttgatggtataatatttatattagtatttaaaaattaagagagtGATTCAAGAAAAATGACTTCTTATAATTTTAGATGATaccactatttttatatttaatagttaATTTAACATTTATTTTTAACGAACACTTCTACATTAAATCACTGTATAAACAACTAACTACTAACAGTTAATAACTAATAAATCAGTTGACAGCTAAGAAAATAACTAAcagttattaaaataattaatattacggctttcataattttttcaatataatttattattgatGCAAATAATAGgtgcatattttattattttataatatattatattacacCTCAGCTGCacccatttttttctttaaaatttttatctacataaaattatataaatttataatgctATTTTATAATGAAAATGTAAATAtggattaaaaattattttactctCTTATTTAACAtctaaaaataacaaaaagaattttttaaaaaaacaaaagaaaaaaattttatttatgattataaaattaaagccactttattataattatttcagaaaatttaatgaaaataaagaattttctcatttttttttttaaatgacaaaATAATATTGTGAACCAACtcttttatattaatattaaatttatcatTATACCCATATTAGTTAGATTAACTTATAGGTAAATGATGAAATGGGATTAAAGATGGCTAAATCAAGAACataattaaatttgaataaaaaattataaaaatgattAGCATCAAATTCTTGTGTGCTTTGTAATCTGACAAATTATGACCATATCCAAAAGAAAAACTTTAACCTAAAAGAGAATATATTGAATAGTTTTCTCTTTGAAGAATCTGTTTTCATATAGAAAAGTTAATTAATATTTCTATTTGATCTCCATTTTACTCCATCCAAACGTTTCTTGATTACATTCCTTAatcatatatttataataaaGATCGGATatgcaaaataattaaaaaattatagacTTTTCTATATGCTTAATGAATTTTCACCACGTTAGGAATTTATtctaattcttttattttattttaattaatttttaatataattactgACTTACAGGTTTTTATAAGtttttttaatctttatattAATAAGTATTATAATATaagaatattataaattttttataaaagaaaaaaaatataaatttaaaaatattttttaaaaaataatctgGATAAAAAAGAAAGATTGATCTAATCTTTTACTAGGCATGGTCAATGGGGAGATCAAATCCTTTACTAGGCTCCTTGCCTAGAAGGAATATTTACTGTCTATAACTTTTAGATGATGGCAGGCTGAGAGAGAAAAGAATAAAGGTTTATTTGACactgttattaaaaaaatatatttttaaatatattaattaaaacattaaaattttaataaaaatatatttaatatattttaattataaaaatattaaaataataaataatttttcaacaatatttaaaataatatttaaaaaaaaacctgAAAAGGGCGTAGAATATTGAGGGATGCTTTATGCAAATTTAACTTCCAATTAATACACATTATTATTACATGATTGAGCTGATATAATAAGAACTCAATTGCTTAATTTTGCATGATTAGAGATTTAATTTCATTCAATTACAATATAAGATTGAAATTACATCCCAGAAGTTTAAAATAAACTTTTAATATATTatgtatttaatattttttattataaattttaaaaaatattttttatttatattaaaaggtagtgaaaatttttattttcttaaaaatgttATTATTATAAGCTATTAAATTAAATACTTATTTTTAGAATAATGCActcattataattaattttgtataacaaatatttaatttaacatcTATTAAATTCGTTCTCGTCAAACTTATATTAAATGCACCAATTTCTTAATCATAAGTGCTAATCTTAGTACAAATTGTTAATTAAGTTTATTctctaatatattattttaaattcaaataaatatatgcttaaaatttattaaaaatatattaattaaaatatttataaaattatttcagAAATTATCTTATTATAATGGCCAGctttattttgtatttaaaaaaagTAAAGTAATTCAAGTCATTGCAAagataaataacaaaaaaataatctATGTAAAATAATCTATTTGAAATGATAagtcaataaaattatatatatatatatatatatatatatatatatatatatatatatatatatatatatatatatatatatatatatatatatatatatatatatatataaacattaatTTATCTGTCTAAaactattttttaaatttgtaattatctttttatatgtatattattttaaaattaatttattattttatgtattaATCTTATAATAATTTCTCACAATAAAGAagattaaaagagaaaataatgaaATGTATAACTGCCCAAAACTGATTTTACCTTTTTGTTTGCATCTTTAATTGTGCaggaaaaataaagagaaattaatcaaaaataaataaaaaaagaaaaaaaattaatttattttgtattaTTTTGATAGATTATTAGAATAAAAGATAAATAATTTTTCCTTtataaaatattagaaaataaatattatacccttattttttttattttttatgtttattaTATTGTAAAATGACATTTAAGTATTTTAATACTCATTTCTCTTTATTTCCCACTAATTTAAGAAAAAGttttattctatttttgaaattttttaatgtgctatttatttatttcataataatattattaattttttattattataaagaaatatttataaataattagtcaattttagttagctataaaaaaattataatataattttcattataaaaaacttattatttttcatttggaAAGTAGTTaaacttttttttattataaaggtAGAAAATGAGCTCCATTTGTTATGCAGAAAAAATTTATATGGAAATtttcatgaattttttttaaaaacatattttttattatttaattataatattaaaattttttttttcatattttaaaaagattattaaaatataaaaaaataaaaactgaatttaaaaaaaataaaaagtcatttttttaataataatttaattttttttaattaaaaaatatcttctattattttattttcttaaatactctaaacactaaaaaattatcataaaatgaaacttatttttaaaatcttaactaaaatttgaaaaattattttctttaaaaaattggtATAAGTgaaattctatttttttaattttcttaaaaatattttttaaaaaactatTATGTTTTTGTAAATaaatagagtttttttttttttacttttttcaaTAACCTTTTCTaggaaagaaaaattataaaatgcagttaaaaaaattatataatgaaaTGACACTGTTAATTGCGGTGACTATAATATAATTAATGATTATAATCAAATGttcatcaaataaaaattcaaaaggaACGCCTCTGTTCTCTGGAACAGTAAAAACTCTCTTTCTCTCCCATCCTTTGCCCTTCTTTCTCTCTGATTCTCGCCGCCATTGCCAAAGCCTACGCTTTTGTTGTCCTACTCTGCTATAAATAGCCGCATATATACATACGCATGGAAGGATACCAACCCTTCAACAAAATATCTTCCGACAGTTTGTTCTTTTCTGTAATGGGAGTACATAAAGACACAGACGCTATGTTTGGAAACTTTGATaaagggaaagaaaataaaaggagaaaaaataaaaataatataaaaattaatttttttctttatttaaatattagagtgaaaaataaaaaggaaaaataattttttaataattaaatatttattttatttttttattaaaaattaaaataaataattataaaaataaaaaaaataattttataatttttttacttatttcctctctaaaagaaaaaaaatatatatatttattatttttcacttttatttttctatcattctcaaataaaaaaaaaatatatatatatatttattttcttccaTAATTTTTCATCCCCTCTTATTTTTCTTCGACCTAAACATAGCCAAAACAAATAAGCCCGTACTTTTATATTATTGTCTTGACTTATTGAAATTACACAGTGCACATGCCTCCAGCTCTCAAATCTCTACCTTGCTGCTGCTACTGCCCTATTTAACGCTTCTTTTCTGATTCTATTGTACGCTTTCAATCTTTTTATTCCTTTTTGTCGACTGCCAGAGTTAAGAGTTATTACAATCttttatttctcttagttttcttCCTCGCACAAGCCCCCTGTGATCTTCTTTTCTTTATGTAATATTCAAGTTGATTAAAAGAAGTAGCTTTTTGGGTTTTCGGTTCTGTAGCCTTTAATTTGGTTGAAATCTTTTACGTGCCATTTTAGAAATCCAAAGAGAAGACAACAATGGCGGATAAAGACCCAGATTTCCCTTCTCAGAAACTCCCCTCTGCCTCTCAGGTAACCCCGGCCGCCACAGAGGCATGTAGACGTAAGCTTTTCTTCTTGACTTGTTTGTTGTTTCTCATAGTGATAGTGGCAGAAATGTTTGTTTTCGGGTTCAACAGGTTCTTGAAGAGCTAAAAGAGCTATGGGGGATGGCTTTGCCAATAACAGCAGCTCATTTAATGGCCTTTTTTAGAGCGGTGGTCTCAGTCATGTTCTTAGGCAGGCTGGGCGGTCTAGAGCTAGCCGGTGGTGCACTGTCCATTGGGTTCACCAACATAACTGGCTACTCAGTTCTGGTGGGCTTAGCCTCTGGACTGGAGCCAGTGTGCAGCCAAGCTTACGGCAGTAAGAACTGGGACCTCTTGTCACTCTCTCTCCAACGCATGATCTTAATCCTCTTGATAGCAATCATACCTATAAGCCTCTTATGGCTTAATCTTGAATCTATCATGAACTTCATGGGTCAAGATCCAAACATCACAGCAATGGCAGCAACATACTGTATTTACTCTCTTCCTGATCTTTTAACAAATACTTTGCTGCAACCTTTGAGGGTTTTCCTAAGATCACAGAGGGTGACAAAACCCATAATGTACTGCTCACTTCTGGCCGTTATATTCCACGTGCCACTGAATTACATGCTGGTAGTGGTGATGGGGCTTGGGGTCGCTGGGGTGGCGATGGCATCAGTGGTGACTAACATGAACATGGTGATTTTGATGGTGGGATACGTGTGGTGGGTAAGTGGACGGTGGGAGATGAGATGGACGGTTAGGATTGAAGGGGTGTGTGGTGGGGTGGGACCACTGTTTAAGTTGGCAGTGCCTAGTTGTTTAGGTATATGCTTGGAGTGGTGGTGGTATGAGATAGTGATAGTAATGTCCGGGTACTTGCCTAATCCCACTCTGGCTGTGGCCGCCACTGGGATACTCATCCAGACCACTAGCATGATGTATACTGTCCCTATGGCCCTTGCTGGTTGTGTCTCTGCTCGGGTTTGTCTCTTTCCATACCCACTTATAATATAAAGCTATTTTCTTTGATGGGTCGCTATAAGATAGATTCATGGTATTAGATGGTCTATATACCTAATCTTGGTGCTTATTTATCATTATGGTTGGGCCCAAAATTACTTttcaaggaaaaaaaatatattttttaataaatatttttttaaacaatAGTTCCAACAAAACTCAAATTCAGAGGAAAGTATATTTTGAAAGTCATGTTTTTCGATCGGTTGGGTGATTGCATCACTTTAAATCACACATAAAATGTGTGATTGGACATCATAACTTCATGACAAAGTAAGCACTTGTCCCTTAAAAAGCTCAAATTCCATTGGCATGTGACGATAGCCTTCTTATTTTCCTGACTCAAAGCTTAGAATATCCTCTTTACGTTGCAGGTGGGGAATGAGCTTGGAGCTGGTAAGCCACACAAAGCCAAATTGGCTGCTATGGTTGCTTTGGGGTGTGCCTTTGTGATTGGTATCATCAATGTTACATGGACAGTGATCCTTAGAGAGAGATGGGCTGGTTTGTTCATTAAAGATGGTCTTGTTGAAGGGTTAGTAGCATCAGTTTTGCCCATAATAGGACTTTGTGAGCTGGGCAACTGTCCTCAAACAACTGGCTGTGGAATCCTACGTGGCACGGCACGGCCTGTGATTGGTGCCCGCATCAACTTGGGCTCATTCTACTTTGTGGGTACCCCAGTCGCAGTGGGCCTGGCCTTCGGGCTTAATGTTGGATTTATTGGGCTCTGGTTTGGACTTCTTTCAGCCCAAGTGGCTTGTGCAGTGTCTATTCTCTATGTTGTGTTGGTCCGTACGGATTGGGAACACGAGGCATTGAAGTCTAGGAAGCTGACCAGCATAGAAATGAGTCCAAGCAATGGTCTTCGagctaaagaagaagaagaagaagaaagtagAAGGTTGTTGGTTAATGGAAATGGTAACATAGCAAAGGAAGATGATGTTTGAGGAAGAACTAATGTGATGAGTATGTGAGAGAGTGGGTGGTGAGCTTTTCTGGGATTTGTTTTTATCTTTTAACTGCTTATGGGGAGGATCTGACTCATGCTAAGAATTTTTATTTGGCctctttggttttttttttttttttttggttttgttTTGATGGGGTTGTCATGAAGCTGTTTGTGGCCAGAGAGAATGTCACTTCCCATATATACGTAAAGAAGGTTACATATTTTAACATGAATGATCTACCTTTTGCCTTGTTTTTGCTTTCTTTCTCTATTTGCATGATTTGATCTTGTCCCCCTGCTGATGTCCAAATGGATAAGAAACCAAAAACACCATCCCCTGTTTGACAATAGTTTTTAATGTATTGTGTTTAATACTTTAactctaattaaaatattattattatttatacatTGACAGAgtgaattataaaatattattcattcTAATTTAAAGTAGTATTTAGTATTTAATatttcatatatttttattttaaattattatataaataattaattactaataattaatatctaatagTTAATAAAAATAATCGATgactattaaaataattaacaatTATAAGAATAATTAGTATTATTCAACAGACCTAAAATGAGTAAAAATTAAATGAGAttgaaattaagaaaataattagaataaGATTTCTAAAAcgaaaggtaaaaaaaaaaattatttagatcCTCAAAGAATTAATATTCTATGAATTATAAAacggataaaaaaaattaaaatttgaatgacATGCTTGACTATAAATTTTTCCTGAGGCCAAAATGACTATTGCACATATGCTAACCTTTTTCCAAATTGTTTTTACAAGTTTTCGGATACGGTCAACTAAAAAATTGAATTGCCATCATTCTGTAGTCTCAGTCACGCCACTAATTATTAGTTTGCTTTATTCCAATCCATTTGTTAGTTTGCTTtattagaaaatataaataataatactAACAGAATACAAACCTAAAATTTCTTGGAGGCACATTCGAGTCATATGTTCTGATTCTTTACTGCTAGAATAATTGTGTAAATTCTTGTATAAtcatatttactgttcatttCAACAGAATATTCAAAGATAGCAGAAGATCACATATCTTGATATATATTGCATATATTCTTAACTTGATTAGGACAGTCTGCAAATCCAACTTGATGCTACTAAACATAAATATCACTTTCAAAACTACATACATAAGTATGAAGACTGAGAACCATCCCTACAATGCCTGGTGTACGGATACTAGAGAGGGCTATGCATAAGAAGACGAAC
This is a stretch of genomic DNA from Hevea brasiliensis isolate MT/VB/25A 57/8 chromosome 12, ASM3005281v1, whole genome shotgun sequence. It encodes these proteins:
- the LOC110640531 gene encoding protein DETOXIFICATION 54 isoform X2, translating into MALPITAAHLMAFFRAVVSVMFLGRLGGLELAGGALSIGFTNITGYSVLVGLASGLEPVCSQAYGSKNWDLLSLSLQRMILILLIAIIPISLLWLNLESIMNFMGQDPNITAMAATYCIYSLPDLLTNTLLQPLRVFLRSQRVTKPIMYCSLLAVIFHVPLNYMLVVVMGLGVAGVAMASVVTNMNMVILMVGYVWWVSGRWEMRWTVRIEGVCGGVGPLFKLAVPSCLGICLEWWWYEIVIVMSGYLPNPTLAVAATGILIQTTSMMYTVPMALAGCVSARVGNELGAGKPHKAKLAAMVALGCAFVIGIINVTWTVILRERWAGLFIKDGLVEGLVASVLPIIGLCELGNCPQTTGCGILRGTARPVIGARINLGSFYFVGTPVAVGLAFGLNVGFIGLWFGLLSAQVACAVSILYVVLVRTDWEHEALKSRKLTSIEMSPSNGLRAKEEEEEESRRLLVNGNGNIAKEDDV
- the LOC110640531 gene encoding protein DETOXIFICATION 54 isoform X1 — translated: MADKDPDFPSQKLPSASQVLEELKELWGMALPITAAHLMAFFRAVVSVMFLGRLGGLELAGGALSIGFTNITGYSVLVGLASGLEPVCSQAYGSKNWDLLSLSLQRMILILLIAIIPISLLWLNLESIMNFMGQDPNITAMAATYCIYSLPDLLTNTLLQPLRVFLRSQRVTKPIMYCSLLAVIFHVPLNYMLVVVMGLGVAGVAMASVVTNMNMVILMVGYVWWVSGRWEMRWTVRIEGVCGGVGPLFKLAVPSCLGICLEWWWYEIVIVMSGYLPNPTLAVAATGILIQTTSMMYTVPMALAGCVSARVGNELGAGKPHKAKLAAMVALGCAFVIGIINVTWTVILRERWAGLFIKDGLVEGLVASVLPIIGLCELGNCPQTTGCGILRGTARPVIGARINLGSFYFVGTPVAVGLAFGLNVGFIGLWFGLLSAQVACAVSILYVVLVRTDWEHEALKSRKLTSIEMSPSNGLRAKEEEEEESRRLLVNGNGNIAKEDDV